One window of the Pristiophorus japonicus isolate sPriJap1 unplaced genomic scaffold, sPriJap1.hap1 HAP1_SCAFFOLD_80, whole genome shotgun sequence genome contains the following:
- the LOC139257039 gene encoding histone H2B 1.2-like, translating into MFLFDTAKKGAKKTFTKTPPKSSKKRRKSRKESYSIYIYKVMKLVHPYTGISSKTMDIMNSVVNDILECIAGEASRLAHYNKRRNISSREIQTAVRLLLPGELAKHAVSEGTKAVPKYTSSK; encoded by the coding sequence atgttcttattcgatactgccaagaaaggcgccaagaaaacgtTCACTAAAACACCACCGAAGAgcagcaagaagcgcagaaagtcgaggaaggagagttactccatttacatctacaaagtgatgaagctggTTCACCcctacaccggcatctcctccaagaccatggacatcatgaactcggttgtgaacgatattttggagtgCATCgcaggtgaggcttcccgcctggctcattacaacaagcgccgcaacaTCAGCTCCcgagagatccagaccgccgtgcgcctgctgctgcccggggaactggccaagcacgccgtgtcggaagggacaaaggcggtgcccaagtacaccagctccaaataa